The nucleotide window GACGAATCTCCTGTTGTACTGCAGCCTCTTGTGGGCGCGGCCTCtgggcttcttcttcttgtcttgCTTGGCCACCTTCGGAGTCTGACCTCTAACCTTCCCGGCACGTGCGAGCGAACCGTGAACCTTGCCTGCAGACCAACTCACCCAGCGTCACAGACCAATCACAAATCGCGAAAATCCATACcaaaaagggaaaaaataaGATCGGGATCACATACCCA belongs to Malus sylvestris chromosome 17, drMalSylv7.2, whole genome shotgun sequence and includes:
- the LOC126609633 gene encoding 40S ribosomal protein S30 encodes the protein MGKVHGSLARAGKVRGQTPKVAKQDKKKKPRGRAHKRLQYNRRFVTAVVGFGKKRGPNSSEK